From the bacterium genome, the window TTTCCTTAAATGGTGCGGAGCGTAGCGCGGTGGCTACGACCAAACTCGCCAATGTATCGGTTCGAGCAACATACTCAGAGGTTGTTGTTGTGCGATCCCGAAGAATGGATAAAAGATGGGCGACTGAGGGTTCGTTTTCAAGAATTACTGGTTCCATTTTTTTCTCCATCGATGATGTTTGAAACAAAATAGTGAGAAATACATGCTTTCGCAAGTTCTATAAGTTGAAATGGGAAATTTCTTGAAACATATGATTCAAGTTAAAATCCCATAAGTAAGTTTTCGAGGAGAACTTTATAATTGAAATATATACTTGCTGTGCAACGAATATTAATCAAGGAACTATACAAAAAATAGGCACCGAGCATGCCTACCATTTACTTTAACGCAATTAATGGTATTTTTATTTGATAAAGAACTTGCATTTCATTCGCCTCAGGCATAAATTTACGCATACTCGGTTGATTAAGCCGAAGAATTTTATTTAAATGCCCCATTAGCTCAGTTGGCAGAGCAACTGACTCTTAATCAGTGGGTCGGAGGTTCGAATCCTCTATGGGGTATTTTTTATTGATTAACAAACAGAATGTTGATAATATTGTTATGATATGCATAATAATATTAGCCTAAAAATATTTGCTATTTGAAAATTAAACATCGAATACTCGATGGACCGACCATATTTTGACACCTCTTTTCAAGAGGGGGCGAAATGGATTCGACGGTATCCAGCGAGCTGTAACCTGCGAGTCGAGTTCCGGAAGCTCGTAAATAATCCGGAACCGCAATAAATGCGGAATATGATTACGCACTGGCAGCTTAATTAGCAGCCACGTTCCGGGGGGAGTGACGCTCCAAACGCCTTCTAGTGAACGCCGTAAAAAGGAGCGCGTTATAGAAGGACTTTCGCGCCGACTGTAACAGCTATTATCGCGAAATAGCATTTGGTAAGCCCTGCATGGCGGCGAACTAAAGGCGAATTTAATAGCCCTGCTACACTCGTAGATGGTTACGGAAAGCGTTTATCGGACCCGGGTTCGATTCCCGGCGCCTCCACCACGTTGACAAAAAGGCCGAGCTTTAGCTCGGCCTTTTTTCGTAAAAAACGTATTACCGTTTATTGCTATTAAATATCACAGCTATCGGTATCGATAGCTATTTTGGTTGCTTCATCTTCACCATGAACTACAGAAACCAAATTTTTCTGTGCTTTCCTAGAGAATTTATCCGCAACAGAATAGAAAATTGGGACGTATAGCAATGTAAAAACCGTAGCCGTGATCAGCCCACCGATAACCGTAAGCGCTATCGGCGCGCGCATCTCGGCGCCATCGCCGGAGGAAAACGCCATCGGGATCATACCGAATATCGTTGTCAACGCCGTGATAAGAACCGGTCTCATCCTGTCAAATCCACCTTGAATTATAGCATCCTTCATGCGGAGACCGGAAACCCTAAGCTTATTTATATGATCGACAAGCACGATCCCGTTATTCACCACAATACCCGCAAGAATAATAACACCTACGAAAGAAACAACGGAAAGTGCCGAACCGGAAAGAAGGAAAATCCATACAACACCAATTGCCGCAAGCGGAAGCGTAATCATAATCACTAAAGGCTGAATGAGCGATTCGAAAAGCGCGGCCATAATCGCATATACAAGCACAATGGCAAGAAGGAGTGCAATCGCAAGGTCCTTGAAGGCGTCCTGCATATCCTCCTGTTCACCGGAAATATTGAAATCATATCCGGGTTCAAAGTTCTTAACCAACGGAGCGATTTGCGCCTTGATGTCCTTTACGATACCGCCGACATCCCTGCCCCGACGGTTACCATAAACATGAACAAGTCTTGTCTGACTCTCGTGCTCGATTTGTAAGGGGCCTTTACACTCGACGAAATCCGCAACCTCTTTAAGCGGGACTATGCCCATCGGTGTGGAAATCGGTAGATTTTTTATCTTTTCTATTTCATCCCGCTGATCTTCCCTAAGCCTAACGCGGATATCCGTCTCCTCACCAGCCTTATCGCGTAGTCGTGTCGATACACTGCCTAGTGTAAGGGTAGTAATTTGACTTGCAAGAAGGTAAGTCGGAACACCAAGTCGCGATGCCTTTTCTTTGTTAATTCTGATCTCGATTTCCGGTTTACCTTGTTCCACACTTGATCGAACATCTTCAAGACCGGGGATATCCTTTGTTAATTCGACTATTTCAAGAGAGTAATCCCTAAGTTTATCCAGATCGTCGCCGAAAACCTTAATATCTATATCGCCTTTACCGGAACTCATCATGTTTATCTGGCTGAATTGAAGCTTGATTCCTTCATAATCAGGAAAACGAGATTTGATTTCCTTAGTTATTTCAGCCTGTGTCTTTTTGCGATTTGCGTCGAGAACAATCATCACCATTGATTCGTTCGAGTTCTCTGGTCCAAAAGTCATCTGTGAATTCGAACCGACCATTGTCATAGCTTGGTTGACTTCGGGTATATCGAATAGGATATTTTCCAGAATCTGAATCTTTTCATCGGTAACTGATAGTTTTGTTCCAACTGGAAGTTTCATCCTGACAATCAACATATCGTCATCGGATTTCGGGAAGAACTCCGTTCCAATGAATTTGAAAGTCAAAGCCGTAATCACAAGCCCAGCCAATAGGAACAGCGTCATCAAACCCTTGTGATTGACGCTCCAGCGTAAAACCGATCTATATTTCAAACGTAACTTCGAGAAGAAACCCTCTTTATGCTTATTATGTTTGCCCTGTTTCTTGAAAAGGATCGAGGCTATCATTGGAACAATTGAAAGTGCTACGATAAGACTACAAATCAGTGCAAACGAAACAGTAAGAGCTAATCCGCGCGTAAGCTGACCCGCGAGTCCCGATGAGAATACCATCGGCAAAAATACGACAATTGTCGTGAGCGTGCTTGCAGTAATGGCCATAGCAACCTGATTGGCACCGTCCTTAGCGGCTTCGCTCCTAATCTTACCCATCTCGATATTTCTGTATATATTCTCGATAACAACAACCGCGTTGTCAACGAGCATACCTACTCCCAAGGCCATTCCTCCAATAGTCATTATGTTAAGTGTGTATCCAGCTAATTTAAGCGGTATAAACGTTGCGATAACAGAGAGTGGAATAGCAATCGAAATCGCAAAAGTCGGGCGCCAGTTGCGCAGGAATATCCAAATCATCAATATCGCCAATAAACCGCCGATAATTGCAGTAGATCCTGTAGCAACCGAGGTGCGAATAATCCAGTCATGCATATCCATGCCGAATCCATAGCTAATATTATCCGGTATGTTGACCATAAGCTCTTCGATAGCCCTTTTGACATCTCCACCGACGGAAACGCTATTCGAACGCGACTGCTTGAATATCATCATCAAGACGCCTTCTTCGCCGTTCCCGCGTATGTATGAATTTTTCTCGACTAGACCGTCCTCGACTTCGGCTATTTCACGAAGATGAATCGGTTGTCCGAACGGTGTCGCACCAATGACAATATCTTCTACCTCTTCAACGCTTTTAAATTCTCCTATTGTGCGAAGCAAATATTCTTTTTGCCCTATATCGATATTTCCGGCCGGCATATTCATGTTGTGTGCGGCCAATGCCGAACTGATATCTGAAGGTGAAATGTGCAACTCGTGCATTTTCAAAGCATCGAGATAGACATGAACTTCTCTTTCATCTCCACCCATAACAAGAACACTAGCAACTCCCTCGAGTCGTTTAAGGGGAGCGGCTAATTTGTCTTCTATTAATTCTCGAAGAGCTTTTGTATCCTCCATTCCGACGAAATGGATTGACATAATTGGCATTTGTCCGATGTCAAATTTCGATACGTAAGGTCTTCGAACGTCTTCGGGTAGAAGACCTATTGCCTCGTCGAGCGAAGCTCGAACATCCTGTGCGGCAAAATCGATATTCGTGCCCCATTCGAATTCGAGCATAAGAATTGAGATATTCTCTCGAGAAACAGAATGCACTTTTTTAAGATTGCTAACCGTGCCGACATAGCCTTCGAGAGGTTCTGTAACAGTTTTTTCTATTTCCTCTCCTGCGGCGCCAGCGTAGACTGTTGTGACTGTAACCATCGGAAATTCTATATCCGGGAGAAGATCGAGTCCGAGAGTCCATAGAGACCAAATCCCCATAACAACAAGGATAAGCGCGAACATGGCA encodes:
- a CDS encoding efflux RND transporter permease subunit — protein: MTIPDFSVKRRVTIAMFALILVVMGIWSLWTLGLDLLPDIEFPMVTVTTVYAGAAGEEIEKTVTEPLEGYVGTVSNLKKVHSVSRENISILMLEFEWGTNIDFAAQDVRASLDEAIGLLPEDVRRPYVSKFDIGQMPIMSIHFVGMEDTKALRELIEDKLAAPLKRLEGVASVLVMGGDEREVHVYLDALKMHELHISPSDISSALAAHNMNMPAGNIDIGQKEYLLRTIGEFKSVEEVEDIVIGATPFGQPIHLREIAEVEDGLVEKNSYIRGNGEEGVLMMIFKQSRSNSVSVGGDVKRAIEELMVNIPDNISYGFGMDMHDWIIRTSVATGSTAIIGGLLAILMIWIFLRNWRPTFAISIAIPLSVIATFIPLKLAGYTLNIMTIGGMALGVGMLVDNAVVVIENIYRNIEMGKIRSEAAKDGANQVAMAITASTLTTIVVFLPMVFSSGLAGQLTRGLALTVSFALICSLIVALSIVPMIASILFKKQGKHNKHKEGFFSKLRLKYRSVLRWSVNHKGLMTLFLLAGLVITALTFKFIGTEFFPKSDDDMLIVRMKLPVGTKLSVTDEKIQILENILFDIPEVNQAMTMVGSNSQMTFGPENSNESMVMIVLDANRKKTQAEITKEIKSRFPDYEGIKLQFSQINMMSSGKGDIDIKVFGDDLDKLRDYSLEIVELTKDIPGLEDVRSSVEQGKPEIEIRINKEKASRLGVPTYLLASQITTLTLGSVSTRLRDKAGEETDIRVRLREDQRDEIEKIKNLPISTPMGIVPLKEVADFVECKGPLQIEHESQTRLVHVYGNRRGRDVGGIVKDIKAQIAPLVKNFEPGYDFNISGEQEDMQDAFKDLAIALLLAIVLVYAIMAALFESLIQPLVIMITLPLAAIGVVWIFLLSGSALSVVSFVGVIILAGIVVNNGIVLVDHINKLRVSGLRMKDAIIQGGFDRMRPVLITALTTIFGMIPMAFSSGDGAEMRAPIALTVIGGLITATVFTLLYVPIFYSVADKFSRKAQKNLVSVVHGEDEATKIAIDTDSCDI